Below is a genomic region from Cetobacterium sp. ZOR0034.
GAGAGCTTTAGTTTTAGGGACATCAAATAAAACAGAGATGTTATTAGGATATAGTACACAGTTTGGAGATGCCGCATCAGCTATAAATGCTATAGGAGATCTTTATAAAACACAAGTTTGGGAACTTTCAAGACATATGGGAGTACCAGAAGCACTTATTGATAAAAAACCGAGTGCGGACCTATGGGAAGGGCAAACTGATGAGAGTGAATTAGGATTTTCATATGCTTTAGCTGATGAAATTTTATATTCTTTAATAGACGAGAGAGAAAAAAAAGAGGATATAATTGAAGCTGGGTATTCTGAAGAGATTGTAAACAAAATCATTTGGAAGATTAAGATGTCACAGTACAAAAGAAAACTACCTCTAATAGCAAAGGTATCGACTAGAACTATAGGAAGAGAGTTTAGATATCCTAGAGATTGGGGAGTATAAAATAAGGAGGACTAAATTTGAGAGGGGAAGAGCAATTAAGGGAAGAGTTACAGGAGTTCCAAAAAGAAAAGGAAAGAATTAGAAATATTGTTGGTCAAATAGGCGGTTCAAGTAGTAAACAAAATAAGATAGTTAATAGTTTATTGATTGCTATAATAGTTGCATTGTTAGTTTTAGGAGGTATTTTTAATAGAATTACTCCAACATTAGCAGTTCAAGTTGCGATTTTATTTAGTGTTATAAAACTAATTTGGATGTTTTATGAGTCACAAAGAGCTAGTCATTTCCAATTTTGGATATTAAACTCTTTAGAGTTCAGAATAAATGAGATTTATAAAAAGGTTAAAAAAATTGAAAAAGAATTAGACACATTAAAAAAAGTAGAGGAGCCAAATCAAGATGGTAAATAATTTTAAAACCGCTGAAGAGCTAATGAGAGCAAGATATAATGCTTTTGAAACTGGAAATATAGAGTTTATAGTGGATACTCATCATCCAGATAGTAAGTCTGATATGGATGTTGAAGAAACAAAAAAATGGGCTTTAAATTCTGAGTGGTTAGGATTAGAGATAGTTTCAACAGAAGGTGGAAAAGAAGAGGACTCAGAAGGTATTGTAGAGTTTAAAGCTTTTTATAAAGAGAATGGACAAGATGTTGTTCATCATGAAAAAAGTCAATTTTTAAAAGTTGATGGACAATGGATGTATTTTGGGTGGTTACCACTTCAAGGAACTATTGTTAAAGAGGAAAAAATAGGAAGAAATGACCCTTGCCTTTGTGGTTCTGGGAAGAAATTTAAAAAGTGTTGTGGAAAGTAAAACTTTTATTTAGGGAGAGTAGTAAATGAGAATTGCTATTGTGGGTTACCCTGATTCCGTAAAAAAGATTTTAAAAACTTTGGAACCTCAATATCCTCAGATACAGTTTATAGCATACGAGATAGAACAACTAGGTAGTTTCGTAGAAAATTTAAAGGAACTTAAGGGAAGAGTTCAAGGTATTTTTTCTACAGGAATAGGAGTTCATTCAGAGATTGTGAGCAAGTTAAATATAGATGTTCCAATGGTTTATTCAAATAGAGAAGCAGGGAGTGTTTTGAAGGCTCTTTGGGAATTGAGAGAAGATTATTCAGAAATTAGTAATTTGAAAATAGGTTTTGATATAGTAGAGAGAGACGTTTTATTAGATACTTTAGAAGAGTTTGGGATATCTTTGAAAAGTATAAATGTTCAGGAGTATGAAGTTGATAAAACAGAGTCTGATTTTTTAGATGAGCATATCAAAAATTTTGTTAGAGGAGAAGTGCAATTTGTATTAACAGCATTTGGTTATGTTTATGATTATTTCAAAAAAAAGAATAAACCAGTTTATAGATTGCAAGCTACTAAAAATGAGATAGTAAATCAGATGGAAGTTTTATTGAAAGATATAAAAATAAATGAAAATTCTAAAAACAGAATTGGAGTTAAAATTTTAAAAGTTGCAAAAAAACTTAGAAAAGATGAGAACTATTATGACAAAAGTGCATTTAGAATGAAGTTAAATCAAATATTTTTAAAATATTCTAAAGAGTTACATGGGAGTTTTCAAGAATTACTAGAAGATGAA
It encodes:
- a CDS encoding NAD+ synthase encodes the protein MSHKLDLDLSLVENILVNFLKEEANKVGFSKVVLGLSGGIDSALVAYLAAKAFGPENVLGILMPYKTSSKESVEHAKLVVEDLGIQSKLIEITPMVEPYFDMNPDMDGLRKGNRMARERMCILFDYSAKERALVLGTSNKTEMLLGYSTQFGDAASAINAIGDLYKTQVWELSRHMGVPEALIDKKPSADLWEGQTDESELGFSYALADEILYSLIDEREKKEDIIEAGYSEEIVNKIIWKIKMSQYKRKLPLIAKVSTRTIGREFRYPRDWGV
- a CDS encoding YchJ family protein, which translates into the protein MVNNFKTAEELMRARYNAFETGNIEFIVDTHHPDSKSDMDVEETKKWALNSEWLGLEIVSTEGGKEEDSEGIVEFKAFYKENGQDVVHHEKSQFLKVDGQWMYFGWLPLQGTIVKEEKIGRNDPCLCGSGKKFKKCCGK